The Vibrio bathopelagicus genomic sequence ACTTGAGCGTCAGTTACTGTGCCCACTTTTTCAGTGTTTGGACGACCAGAACCAGACTTAACGCCAGCAGCTTTCTTAAGAAGAACAGCAGCAGGTGGAGTCTTAGTTACGAACGTGAAAGAACGGTCGTTGTATACAGTAATAACTACTGGAGTAGGTAGACCTTTCTCAACAGATTCTGTTTTTGCGTTGAACGCTTTACAGAATTCCATGATGTTCACGCCGTGTTGACCTAGAGCAG encodes the following:
- the rplK gene encoding 50S ribosomal protein L11; the encoded protein is MAKKVEAYIKLQVAAGMANPSPPVGPALGQHGVNIMEFCKAFNAKTESVEKGLPTPVVITVYNDRSFTFVTKTPPAAVLLKKAAGVKSGSGRPNTEKVGTVTDAQVQEIAETKAADMTGADIEAMKRSIAGTARSMGLVVEG